In Xanthomonas sacchari, a genomic segment contains:
- the argC gene encoding N-acetyl-gamma-glutamyl-phosphate reductase, which translates to MSTSPVFSIGIVGARGHTGAELIRLIAAHPQLRLAFLSSRELDGQRVDAHHDAYQGELRYENLDPEAVAAKRADVVVLALPNGKAAPYVAALDAAVAAGAADPIVVDLSADYRFDPAWYYGLPELTRARYAGQRRISNPGCYATAMQLAIAPLREHLAGPPQCFGVSGYSGAGTTPSDKNNPDLLRDNLMPYALTDHMHEREVSAQLGVPVEFMPHVAPHFRGITMTVNLWLQQPLKLEAVQQLYRTRYADEPLIEVVDAAPWVSRIAGRHGVQLGGFTLAPGNKRLVLVATLDNLLKGAATQAMQNLNLALGVAELTSIPSMHAPE; encoded by the coding sequence ATGAGCACGTCTCCCGTCTTCTCCATCGGCATCGTCGGCGCCCGCGGCCACACCGGCGCCGAGTTGATCCGCCTGATCGCCGCGCATCCGCAGCTGCGCCTGGCGTTCCTGTCCTCGCGCGAGCTGGACGGGCAGCGCGTCGATGCGCACCACGACGCCTACCAGGGCGAACTGCGCTACGAGAACCTCGACCCGGAGGCGGTGGCGGCCAAGCGCGCCGACGTGGTGGTGCTGGCGCTGCCCAACGGCAAGGCCGCGCCCTACGTGGCGGCGCTGGACGCGGCGGTCGCCGCCGGTGCGGCCGATCCGATCGTGGTCGATCTGTCCGCCGACTACCGCTTCGACCCGGCCTGGTACTACGGCCTGCCGGAGCTGACCCGCGCGCGCTATGCCGGACAGCGCCGCATCAGCAATCCCGGCTGCTACGCCACCGCGATGCAGCTGGCGATCGCACCGTTGCGCGAGCACCTGGCCGGTCCGCCGCAGTGCTTCGGCGTGTCCGGCTACTCCGGCGCCGGCACCACGCCGTCGGACAAGAACAACCCCGACCTGCTGCGCGACAACCTGATGCCGTACGCGCTGACCGACCACATGCACGAGCGCGAGGTGTCCGCGCAGCTCGGCGTGCCGGTGGAGTTCATGCCGCACGTGGCGCCCCATTTCCGCGGCATCACCATGACCGTGAACCTGTGGCTGCAGCAGCCGCTGAAGCTGGAGGCGGTGCAGCAGCTGTATCGCACGCGCTACGCCGACGAGCCGCTGATCGAGGTGGTGGACGCGGCGCCGTGGGTCAGCCGCATCGCCGGCCGCCACGGCGTGCAGCTCGGCGGTTTCACCCTGGCCCCGGGCAACAAGCGCCTGGTGCTGGTGGCGACGCTGGACAACCTGCTCAAGGGCGCCGCGACGCAGGCGATGCAGAACCTCAATCTGGCGCTGGGCGTGGCCGAGCTGACGTCGATCCCGTCAATGCACGCGCCGGAGTAG
- a CDS encoding acetylglutamate kinase yields the protein MHANRQTRQTIVRLLSSMASAKEISQYLKRFSQLDAKRFAVVKVGGAVLRDDLEALTSSLSFLQEVGLTPIVLHGAGPQLDTELSAAGIEKQTVNGLRVTSPEALAIVRRVFQASNLKLVEALQQNGARATSITGGVFEAQYLDRDTYGLVGEVTAVNLAPIEASLQAGSIPVITSLGETPSGQILNINADFAANELVQELQPYKIIFLTGTGGLLDEQGRVIDSINLSTEYDHLIAQPWIHGGMKVKIEQIKDLLDRLPLESSVSITRPADLAKELFTHKGSGTLVRRGEKVLRATAWSELDLPRLKTLIESSFGRTLVPDYFDSTRLLRAYVSENYRTAVILTDEGGYTYLDKFAVLDDAQGEGLGRAVWNVMREETPQLFWRSRHNNQVNIFYYAESDGCFKQEKWKVFWYGLETFEQIQHCVAHCATRTPTLQG from the coding sequence ATGCACGCCAACCGCCAAACCCGCCAGACCATCGTGCGCCTGCTTTCGAGCATGGCCAGCGCGAAGGAGATCAGCCAGTACCTCAAGCGCTTCTCGCAACTGGACGCCAAGCGCTTCGCCGTGGTCAAGGTCGGCGGCGCGGTGCTGCGCGACGACCTGGAGGCGCTGACCTCCTCGCTGTCGTTCCTGCAGGAGGTGGGGCTGACCCCGATCGTGCTGCACGGCGCCGGTCCGCAGCTGGACACGGAACTGTCCGCCGCCGGCATCGAGAAGCAGACCGTCAACGGCCTACGGGTGACCTCGCCGGAAGCGCTGGCGATCGTGCGCCGGGTGTTCCAGGCCTCCAACCTCAAGCTGGTCGAGGCGCTGCAGCAGAACGGCGCGCGCGCCACCTCGATCACCGGCGGGGTGTTCGAGGCGCAGTACCTGGACCGCGACACCTACGGGCTGGTGGGCGAGGTCACCGCGGTCAACCTGGCGCCGATCGAGGCCAGCCTGCAGGCCGGCTCGATCCCGGTCATCACCAGCCTGGGCGAGACGCCCAGCGGGCAGATCCTCAACATCAACGCCGATTTCGCCGCCAACGAACTGGTGCAGGAACTGCAGCCGTACAAGATCATCTTCCTCACCGGCACCGGCGGCCTGCTCGACGAACAGGGCAGGGTGATCGATTCGATCAACCTGTCCACCGAGTACGACCACCTGATCGCGCAGCCGTGGATCCATGGCGGCATGAAGGTGAAGATCGAGCAGATCAAGGACCTGCTGGACCGGCTGCCGCTGGAGTCGTCGGTGTCGATCACGCGCCCGGCCGACCTGGCCAAGGAACTGTTCACCCACAAGGGCTCGGGCACCCTGGTGCGGCGCGGCGAGAAGGTGCTGCGCGCCACGGCATGGAGCGAGCTGGACCTGCCGCGGCTGAAGACCCTGATCGAATCCAGCTTCGGCCGCACCCTGGTGCCGGACTATTTCGACAGCACCCGGCTGCTGCGCGCCTACGTCAGCGAGAACTACCGCACCGCGGTGATCCTGACCGACGAGGGGGGCTATACCTACCTGGACAAGTTCGCGGTGCTCGACGACGCGCAGGGCGAGGGCCTGGGCCGCGCGGTGTGGAACGTGATGCGCGAGGAGACGCCGCAGCTGTTCTGGCGCTCGCGCCACAACAACCAGGTCAACATCTTCTACTACGCCGAGTCCGACGGCTGCTTCAAGCAGGAAAAATGGAAGGTGTTCTGGTACGGCCTGGAGACCTTCGAGCAGATCCAGCACTGCGTGGCGCACTGCGCCACGCGCACGCCGACCCTGCAGGGTTGA
- a CDS encoding GNAT family N-acetyltransferase, which yields MSSNDSALPEAWRRVPTLRGRHVSLEPLQAAHAEGLRNAVRGSGLDALWYTSVPAPERVDAYVAATLEVQALGRVLPFVVRDAHGEIVGSTRFYGLDPQVPTLSIGYTWYAPRVQRTGLNTEAKLLLLGHAFDTLGCLSVVFETSWFNQASRTAIARLGAKQDGVLRNHKRHPDGTPRDTVIFSIIDTEWAGVKRHLQFRLDSHA from the coding sequence ATGTCCAGCAACGATTCCGCGCTTCCCGAGGCCTGGCGCCGCGTGCCCACGCTGCGCGGCCGCCACGTCAGCCTGGAGCCGCTGCAGGCGGCGCACGCCGAGGGCCTGCGCAACGCCGTGCGCGGCAGCGGCCTGGACGCGCTGTGGTACACCAGCGTGCCGGCGCCGGAGCGGGTGGACGCCTATGTCGCCGCCACGCTGGAGGTGCAGGCGCTGGGCCGGGTGCTGCCGTTCGTGGTGCGCGATGCGCACGGCGAGATCGTCGGCAGCACGCGCTTCTACGGCCTGGATCCGCAGGTGCCGACGCTGTCGATCGGCTACACCTGGTATGCCCCGCGGGTGCAGCGCACCGGCCTGAACACCGAGGCCAAGCTGCTGCTGCTCGGGCATGCCTTCGACACGCTCGGCTGCCTCAGCGTCGTCTTCGAGACCAGTTGGTTCAACCAGGCCTCGCGCACCGCGATCGCGCGGCTGGGGGCCAAGCAGGACGGCGTGCTGCGCAACCACAAGCGCCACCCCGACGGCACCCCGCGCGATACCGTCATCTTCTCCATCATCGATACGGAATGGGCGGGGGTGAAACGCCACCTGCAGTTCCGCCTGGATTCGCACGCATGA
- a CDS encoding YciI family protein, whose product MKYYLVLAMRKPNFDESVVAPHLAFLDDLRARGLLALTGGFSDRSGGAYLLQGVDDLAQAQAIVAADPLAIQGSSDLTVYEWNTR is encoded by the coding sequence ATGAAATACTACCTGGTGCTGGCGATGCGCAAACCCAACTTCGACGAGAGCGTGGTCGCCCCGCACTTGGCCTTCCTCGACGACCTGCGCGCACGCGGCTTGCTGGCGCTGACCGGCGGTTTCAGCGACCGCAGCGGCGGTGCCTACCTACTGCAGGGCGTGGACGACCTGGCGCAGGCGCAGGCGATCGTCGCCGCCGATCCGTTGGCGATCCAGGGCAGCTCCGATCTCACCGTGTACGAATGGAACACGCGCTGA
- the argH gene encoding argininosuccinate lyase yields MTTLLWQKPGVAVDTQIQAFLAGDDVLLDREFFLHDIAASGAHAEGLRRIGILSADELAGLQRELAVLAEDFCSGAFVLDARFEDGHSAIEARLTERLGDAGRKIHTGRSRNDQILVATRLWLKDKLARLAQLSAEIAKVALDRAQAERDLPVPGYTHIQRAVVSSAGMWWAGWAEAFIDDALRAQDTLRLVDCNPLGTAAGYGVNLPLDRAHTTAALGFARLQVSPIYAQLSRGKFEMAALEALGSATLDLRRLAWDLSLFTSGEFGFVALPAQYTTGSSIMPNKRNPDVIELMRATHASVAAARTEIEQLLSLPSGYHRDLQSSKGAIFHGFGRGLAALELLPALLANLEWREDKLRAAIDSGMYATDVAVEAAVAGVPFREAYQAAAASADSAGQGRTPEGSLAARVSPGAAADLRLDELQARWHALGG; encoded by the coding sequence ATGACCACTCTCCTCTGGCAAAAACCCGGCGTCGCCGTCGACACCCAGATCCAGGCGTTCCTGGCCGGTGACGACGTGCTCCTGGACCGCGAGTTCTTCCTGCACGACATCGCCGCCAGCGGCGCGCACGCCGAAGGCCTGCGGCGCATCGGCATCCTGTCCGCCGACGAACTGGCCGGGCTGCAGCGCGAGCTGGCGGTACTGGCCGAGGATTTCTGCAGCGGCGCGTTCGTGCTGGATGCGCGCTTCGAGGACGGCCACTCGGCGATCGAGGCGCGGCTGACCGAACGCCTGGGCGATGCCGGGCGCAAGATCCACACCGGGCGCAGCCGCAACGACCAGATCCTGGTCGCCACCCGGCTGTGGCTGAAGGACAAGCTGGCGCGGCTGGCGCAGTTGAGCGCGGAGATCGCCAAGGTCGCGCTGGACCGCGCGCAGGCCGAGCGCGACCTGCCGGTGCCTGGCTACACCCACATCCAGCGCGCCGTGGTGTCCTCGGCCGGCATGTGGTGGGCGGGCTGGGCCGAGGCCTTCATCGACGATGCGCTGCGCGCCCAGGACACCTTGCGCCTGGTCGACTGCAATCCGCTCGGCACCGCCGCCGGCTACGGCGTCAACCTGCCGCTGGACCGTGCGCATACGACCGCCGCGCTGGGCTTCGCGCGCCTGCAGGTCAGCCCGATCTACGCGCAGCTCTCGCGCGGCAAGTTCGAGATGGCCGCGCTGGAAGCGCTGGGCAGCGCCACCCTGGACCTGCGTCGCCTGGCCTGGGACCTGTCGCTGTTCACCAGCGGCGAATTCGGCTTCGTCGCGCTGCCGGCGCAGTACACCACCGGCAGCTCGATCATGCCCAACAAGCGCAACCCGGATGTGATCGAGCTGATGCGCGCCACCCACGCCAGCGTGGCCGCGGCGCGCACCGAGATCGAACAGTTGCTGTCGCTGCCGTCGGGCTATCACCGCGACCTGCAGAGCAGCAAGGGCGCGATCTTCCACGGCTTCGGCCGCGGCCTGGCGGCGCTGGAGCTGCTGCCGGCGCTGCTGGCCAACCTGGAGTGGCGCGAGGACAAGCTGCGCGCGGCGATCGATTCGGGCATGTACGCCACCGACGTGGCGGTGGAAGCCGCGGTGGCCGGCGTGCCGTTCCGCGAGGCCTACCAGGCCGCCGCCGCGTCCGCCGACAGTGCGGGGCAGGGGCGCACGCCGGAAGGCAGCCTGGCCGCGCGGGTCTCGCCCGGTGCCGCCGCCGATCTGCGCCTTGACGAGCTGCAGGCGCGTTGGCACGCGCTGGGCGGCTGA
- a CDS encoding GNAT family N-acetyltransferase: MRSPLRISTDKQELDLPLIHRFLSEQAYWCLGIPLDTVRRAIAGSLCFGGHLDGAGQVAFARVISDGATFGYLADVFVLDAYRGRGYGKQLVAAVMAHPHLQGLRRFLLATSDAHALYAQHGFAAPARPQTLMEIAHPDLYRTSPTAA, from the coding sequence ATGCGTTCCCCGTTGCGTATCAGCACCGACAAGCAGGAACTGGATCTGCCGCTGATCCATCGCTTCCTCAGCGAGCAGGCCTATTGGTGCCTGGGCATCCCGCTGGACACGGTGCGGCGGGCGATCGCCGGTTCCCTGTGCTTCGGCGGCCATCTCGACGGCGCGGGGCAGGTGGCGTTCGCCCGGGTGATCAGCGATGGCGCGACCTTCGGCTATCTCGCCGACGTGTTCGTGCTCGACGCCTACCGCGGCCGCGGCTACGGCAAGCAGCTGGTGGCGGCGGTGATGGCACACCCGCACCTGCAAGGCCTGCGCCGCTTCCTGCTCGCCACCTCCGATGCGCATGCGCTGTACGCCCAGCACGGCTTCGCCGCGCCGGCGCGGCCGCAGACGCTGATGGAAATCGCCCATCCCGACCTCTACCGCACCAGCCCCACGGCGGCCTGA
- a CDS encoding acetylornithine deacetylase has translation MTDLLTSTLDHLQALVSFDTRNPPRAIGPDGIFDYIRAQLPGFTVEVIDHGAGAVSLYAVRGTPKYLFNVHLDTVPDSPHWSADPHVMRRLDDRVVGLGVCDIKGAAAALLAAANAGDGDAAFLFSSDEEANDPRCIAAFLARGIAYEAVLVAEPTMSEAVLAHRGISSVLMRFAGRAGHASGKQDAAASALHQAMRWGGRALDHVESLAHARFGGLTGLRFNIGRVEGGIKANMIAPAAELRFGFRPLPSMDVDALLATFAGFAEPAAAHFEETFRGPSLPSGDIARAEDKRLAARDVADALELPIGNAVDFWTEASLFSAGGYTALVYGPGDIAQAHTADEFVTLEQLQRYAASVHRIINGAR, from the coding sequence ATGACCGATCTGCTCACCTCCACGCTCGATCACCTGCAGGCGCTGGTGTCCTTCGACACCCGCAACCCGCCGCGCGCGATCGGCCCCGACGGCATCTTCGACTACATCCGCGCGCAGCTGCCCGGCTTCACGGTGGAGGTGATCGACCATGGCGCCGGCGCGGTCAGCCTGTACGCGGTGCGCGGCACGCCGAAGTATCTGTTCAACGTGCATCTGGACACGGTGCCGGATTCGCCGCACTGGAGCGCCGATCCGCACGTCATGCGGCGCCTGGACGATCGCGTGGTCGGCCTGGGCGTGTGCGACATCAAGGGCGCGGCGGCGGCGCTGCTGGCCGCGGCCAACGCCGGCGACGGCGATGCCGCGTTCCTGTTCTCCAGCGACGAGGAAGCCAACGACCCGCGCTGCATCGCCGCGTTCCTGGCCCGCGGCATCGCCTACGAGGCGGTGCTGGTGGCCGAGCCGACCATGAGTGAGGCGGTGCTGGCGCACCGCGGCATCAGTTCGGTGCTGATGCGCTTCGCCGGCCGCGCCGGCCACGCCTCGGGCAAGCAGGACGCCGCGGCCAGCGCGCTGCACCAGGCGATGCGCTGGGGCGGTCGCGCGCTGGACCACGTGGAGTCGCTGGCGCACGCGCGCTTCGGCGGGCTGACCGGGCTGCGCTTCAACATCGGCCGGGTCGAGGGCGGGATCAAGGCCAACATGATCGCGCCGGCCGCGGAGCTGCGCTTCGGCTTCCGGCCGCTGCCGTCGATGGACGTGGACGCCTTGCTGGCGACCTTCGCCGGCTTCGCCGAGCCGGCCGCGGCGCACTTCGAGGAGACCTTCCGCGGACCGAGCCTGCCCTCCGGCGACATCGCCCGCGCCGAGGACAAGCGCCTGGCCGCGCGCGACGTCGCCGATGCGCTGGAGCTGCCGATCGGCAACGCGGTGGACTTCTGGACCGAAGCCTCGCTGTTCTCCGCCGGCGGCTACACCGCGCTGGTCTACGGCCCGGGCGACATCGCCCAGGCGCACACCGCCGACGAGTTCGTGACGCTGGAGCAGCTGCAGCGCTACGCCGCCTCGGTGCACCGCATCATCAACGGCGCGCGCTGA
- a CDS encoding argininosuccinate synthase: MSTASPIPDSPVSTPGTKDIVLAFSGGLDTSFCIPYLQAKGYAVHTVFADTGGVDAEERDFIEKRAAELGAASHVTVDGGPAIWAGFVKPFVWAGEGYQGQYPLLVSDRYLIVDAALKRAEELGTKTIAHGCTGMGNDQVRFDLAVKALGDYEIVAPIREIQKEHTQTRAYEQKYLEERGFGVRAKQQAYTINENLLGLTMSGGEIDRWEAPGEGARGWCAPRSAWPTEPLTVKLKFVQGEAVELDGKALPGEQILAKLNKLFAPYGVGRGVYTGDTVIGLKGRIVFEAPGLVALLAAHRALEDAVLTKQQNRFKPDVARKWVELVYEGFYHDPLKTDLEAFLKSSQAMVNGEVTLETRGGRVDAVAVKSPHLLNAKGATYAQSADWGVAEAEGFIKLFGMSSTLYAQVNR; this comes from the coding sequence ATGAGCACCGCTTCTCCCATTCCCGATTCCCCTGTCTCCACTCCCGGCACCAAGGACATCGTCCTCGCCTTTTCCGGTGGTCTGGACACCAGCTTCTGCATTCCCTACCTGCAGGCCAAGGGCTATGCCGTGCACACGGTGTTCGCCGACACCGGCGGTGTGGATGCCGAGGAGCGCGACTTCATCGAGAAGCGCGCGGCGGAACTGGGGGCGGCCAGCCACGTCACCGTCGACGGCGGCCCGGCGATCTGGGCCGGCTTCGTCAAGCCGTTCGTGTGGGCCGGCGAGGGCTACCAGGGCCAGTACCCGCTGCTGGTGTCCGACCGCTACCTGATCGTCGATGCCGCGCTCAAGCGCGCCGAGGAGCTGGGCACCAAGACCATCGCCCACGGCTGCACCGGCATGGGCAACGACCAGGTGCGCTTCGATCTGGCGGTCAAGGCGCTGGGCGACTACGAGATCGTCGCCCCGATCCGCGAGATCCAGAAGGAACACACCCAGACCCGCGCCTACGAGCAGAAGTACCTGGAAGAGCGCGGCTTCGGCGTGCGCGCCAAGCAGCAGGCCTACACCATCAACGAGAACCTGCTCGGCCTGACCATGTCCGGCGGCGAGATCGACCGCTGGGAAGCGCCGGGCGAGGGCGCCCGCGGCTGGTGCGCGCCGCGCAGCGCGTGGCCGACCGAGCCGCTGACGGTGAAGCTGAAGTTCGTGCAGGGCGAGGCGGTCGAGCTCGATGGCAAGGCGCTGCCGGGCGAGCAGATCCTGGCCAAGCTCAACAAGCTGTTCGCGCCGTACGGCGTGGGCCGCGGCGTGTACACCGGCGACACCGTGATCGGCCTGAAGGGCCGCATCGTGTTCGAGGCGCCGGGCCTGGTGGCGCTGCTGGCCGCGCATCGCGCGCTGGAGGACGCGGTGCTGACCAAGCAGCAGAACCGCTTCAAGCCGGACGTGGCGCGCAAGTGGGTGGAGCTGGTCTACGAAGGCTTCTACCACGATCCGCTGAAGACCGACCTGGAAGCCTTCCTGAAGTCGTCGCAGGCGATGGTCAACGGCGAGGTGACGCTGGAGACCCGCGGCGGCCGCGTCGACGCGGTGGCGGTGAAGTCGCCGCACCTGCTCAACGCCAAGGGCGCGACCTACGCGCAGTCGGCGGACTGGGGCGTGGCCGAGGCCGAGGGCTTCATCAAGCTGTTCGGCATGAGTTCGACGCTGTACGCGCAGGTCAACCGCTGA
- a CDS encoding N-acetylornithine carbamoyltransferase, translating to MSLKHFLNTQDWSRAELDAVLTQAALFKRNRLGNELKGKSIALVFFNPSMRTRTSFELGAFQLGGHAVVLQPGKDAWPIEFDLGTVMDGDTEEHIAEVARVLGRYVDLIGVRAFPKFVDWAKDREDLVLKSFAKYSPVPVINMETITHPCQELAHALALQEHFGSSDLRGKKYVLTWTYHPKPLNTAVANSALTIATRLGMDVTLLCPTPDYVLDERYMGWAAQNVAESGGSLTVSHDIDSAYAGADVVYAKSWGALPFFGNWGPEKPIRDQYQHFIVDERKMALTNNGVFSHCLPLRRNVKATDAVMDSPNCIAIDEAENRLHVQKAVMAALASQAGIGNRE from the coding sequence ATGTCTCTGAAGCACTTCTTGAACACCCAGGACTGGAGCCGCGCCGAGCTGGACGCGGTGCTGACCCAGGCGGCGCTGTTCAAGCGCAACCGCCTCGGCAACGAGCTGAAGGGCAAGTCGATCGCGCTGGTGTTCTTCAACCCCTCCATGCGCACCCGCACCAGCTTCGAGCTGGGCGCGTTCCAACTGGGCGGCCACGCGGTGGTGCTGCAGCCGGGCAAGGACGCGTGGCCGATCGAGTTCGACCTGGGCACGGTGATGGACGGCGACACCGAAGAGCACATCGCCGAGGTGGCGCGGGTGCTGGGCCGCTACGTGGACCTGATCGGCGTGCGCGCGTTCCCGAAGTTCGTCGACTGGGCCAAGGACCGCGAGGACCTGGTGCTGAAGAGCTTCGCCAAGTACTCGCCGGTGCCGGTGATCAACATGGAGACCATCACCCACCCGTGCCAGGAGCTGGCGCACGCGCTGGCGCTGCAGGAGCACTTCGGCAGCAGCGACCTGCGCGGCAAGAAGTACGTGCTGACCTGGACCTACCATCCCAAGCCGCTGAATACCGCGGTGGCCAATTCCGCGCTGACCATCGCCACCCGCCTGGGCATGGACGTGACCCTGCTGTGCCCGACCCCGGACTACGTGCTCGACGAGCGCTACATGGGCTGGGCCGCGCAGAACGTGGCCGAGAGCGGCGGCTCGCTGACCGTCAGCCACGACATCGACAGCGCCTACGCCGGCGCCGACGTGGTCTACGCCAAGAGCTGGGGCGCGCTGCCGTTCTTCGGCAACTGGGGCCCGGAGAAGCCGATCCGCGACCAGTACCAGCACTTCATCGTCGACGAGCGCAAGATGGCCCTGACCAACAACGGCGTGTTCTCGCACTGCCTGCCGCTGCGCCGCAACGTCAAGGCCACCGACGCGGTGATGGATTCGCCCAACTGCATCGCCATCGACGAGGCCGAGAACCGCCTGCATGTGCAGAAGGCCGTGATGGCGGCGCTTGCTTCGCAAGCGGGAATCGGGAATCGGGAATAG
- a CDS encoding nuclear transport factor 2 family protein, which translates to MSAVIEPVARQFEAYNRRDLSAFLACFAEDFVSYRMPAVSPSLQGKGALAAFYAEHRFNNPALRAELVSRTVLGQWVFDHERIHGLAAQALETMAVFEVRDALIRTAWFYSS; encoded by the coding sequence ATGTCCGCCGTGATCGAACCGGTCGCGCGGCAGTTCGAAGCGTACAACCGCCGCGACCTGTCCGCCTTCCTTGCCTGCTTCGCCGAGGATTTCGTCTCCTACCGGATGCCGGCCGTGTCGCCTTCGCTGCAGGGCAAGGGCGCGCTCGCCGCGTTCTACGCCGAACACCGCTTCAACAACCCCGCCTTGCGGGCGGAGCTGGTGTCGCGGACGGTGCTGGGCCAGTGGGTGTTCGACCACGAGCGGATCCACGGACTGGCGGCGCAGGCGCTGGAGACCATGGCGGTCTTCGAGGTCAGGGACGCCTTGATCCGCACGGCCTGGTTCTATTCGAGTTGA